The genomic segment CGTACGCTTGGCTTGCGAATCGCTTTGCGATTCGCCGGGCCCAGCCCTCAAATGAATATACGGAAGGGATGGGGCTTTTTTTATCGGGCTTCTTCGCGCACTATCGGCAGAATCCTGACGGATTCGCCTGTCGTACGCTTGGCTTGCGAATCGCTTTGCGATTCGCCGGGCCCAGCCCTCAAATGAATATACGGAAGGGATGGGGCTTTTTTTATCGGGCTTCTTCGCGCACTATCGGCAGAATCCTGACGGATTCGCCTGCCGTACGCTTGGCTTGCGAATCGCTTTGCGATTCGTTGGGCCCAGCCCTCAAATGAATATACGGAAGGGCTGAGGCTTTTTTTATCGGCCTTACCCCGGCGGTGAAGTTTTACGGGCTCGGAGCCGAACATATAACAGACGATGAAAAGAAGACACCTAATCAGTTGCTTGATTCTCTGCATCTGTGCTGCGGCGGGGGCGGATATTTATCATACGATAAAGCCGGGAGAAACCCTCTATCGTTTGTCCCGGGAATATGGTGTTTCCGTAGACGAACTGAAAACAATCAACGACATTGATGACGTAAGTGACATACGAGTCGGTACCCGTCTTTTAATCAGGAGAGAGCAGACAAGCTCATCGACCTTTGAAAAATACACTGTCGAAAAAGGCGATACCCTCTATCGAATAGCCAGAAACAACGACATGAGTCTTAGTGAGCTGCTTGAATTGAATGATCTCAATGAAGATCATATGCTGAGGGTAGGCGAGGTACTGAAAATCGGTACAACTGAAGAGAATTCGGAAAACGGTGTAACGAATCAGCAGGCAGTTGCTGTAAACCAACCGGAGAACGGAGACGAAAACGTCTCCGGGGATGGGAAAACCGAGTTTTTCTGGCCTCATCAGGGAGAAAGGATCAGCCTGAACGGAAAACTGGTCGGCAAAGAGATAAAGGGCCTCAACGGAGACCCTGTTGTTTCGGTTTCTTCGGGAAAGGTTATCTGGGTAGCACCATACCATGGATACGGCAAGATCATCATGGTTGAAGCTCCGGACAAGCATATCTTTGCCTACGGAGGAAACGGCGATACTCTGGTCAATGTAGGCGATAACGTCAGGCCCGGTCAGAAGCTTGGACTTCTGGGAGCCGGAGGATCAGAGGGCGCTGCCAAAGCCTTCTTTTTCGTCTACCGGAACGGAAAACCCGTCGACCCTGAATCGGCACCGAGGAAGTAGAACCAGGATGAATACCAGAATTGTCGGAATTTGCGGAGGTTCGGGTTCTGGAAAAACAACTGTGGTCAGGAAGATCGGAGAATCGTTTCCTGATTTTGTCTGTATTCCCCAGGATAATTACTACAGATCGGCCTTCAATATAGACAACTCAAACATTACCAATGTCAATTTTGATCATCCCGATGCCTTTGATAATGAACTGATAATGCAGCATCTTTCTGCGCTGAAAAAGGGTAAATCCGTGGAAATGCCGCAGTACGACTTTGTAAATCATAAGCGTCAGGATCAGACTGTCCGGGTGGATCCTCATCCCCTGATTATCTTTGAGGGTATCCTGATTTTTTTTGATAAAAGAATACGGGATCTGATCGATCTCAAGGTTTTTATCGACACACCGGATGATATTCGCTTTATTCGCCGACTTCAGCGGGATATTCATGAACGAGGACGTACCATGGACTCTGTGATTCAGCAGTATCTGGAAAAGGTGCGGCCCGGTCATTCAGGGTTTGTGGAACCGACAAAACGCTATGCGGATATTATTATCCCCGAAGGGGGATTCAACGAAATAGCATTGGAAGTCCTTATCTCTTTTCTCCGCTCCGTCGGTTCCTGATTATTACCGTTCTATTGTTGAATTGGGAAGAGGGAGTTCCGAAAGTCGTTCTTTCAGGTAGCTGGAAAAGGATATTCTCGGAACCACAACCGCCGGCTTCGCCTCCACAGTCACTTCCCTGCCTGTTCCCGGGTGTTTGACGATCCTGGCCTTCCTTGCATCCTGCTGTTTTATGGAAAATCGACCTATCCTGCCCAGGGGAACCTTTTCTCCCAGGCAAAGACCTGTCTCGATAAGATACAGAAAATCGTCCACTATGGATTTGCATTCGGCAGCTGTTACAGCGTTTTTCTTTGCGACATAACGCACCATGCTTTTCATGGTGAACTGGTCAGGTACGGAGGACGGATCAAGGTGCAGGCTTCTGTTCAGCTTCATGAAGCCGTTGGTAAGGTAGATCGTTGCTTCCCGTATACGTTTTTCCTGTTCTTCTCTGGGTGTATCGGAGGAGCAGACTGCTATGCGGTAGATCGGACTGGTTTTGTTCAGCCTGCCTTCGGGAAAAGAGACAGATTCACCAACGACGATCGATTGCGGATATACTGATATGGTCTCGGTAAAGATGTCAGGTACATCAGTCCTGGTTTTTATACTCGCATATTCCAGGAGCCGCTCTTCCGTACCGGGTCCGATGCTCAAAATGGAACCTGAGCTCGTAAGGGCGAGTATGCCATTTCCTTCTCCGGGTACGACCTTTCTCTCAAGAAACATTCCCAGGGCTTCGGCCTGTTCCTGGAACAGGGAATCTTTTTCTTCCCACACCCGTGCAAGAAGCTCGAGGGAGTTCTCTTTCTGGTCGGGCAGAAGCCGGACCAGTGCTTCCAGATGACGCTGGATTTCCGGAGGTAAACTTTCAAAAACCATCACAGCCCCTTTAAAAATGATTTCATGGATCTTGATTCATTATTACAGTATACCTCTTTTTTTCAAAAAATCCCAATATAAATGGATTAATCTGGAAAACAGCGTTACTTTAACCGGTAATGGAGGATACAATATGACTGAGTATTTTAATCAATTGGACACCGCTATTGCAGAACATTTAAAGGGAATCAGAAAATCCCTTGACATTGAAAACGACAACGAAGCGCTTGAAGTACTTGCACAGGCATGGATTGAGAAGGAGGATGCCTTTAATCGCCAGATCGATGAAAAAAGCATGGAAACAGTGGAGGAGTTTGATCCCGACACTGAAGAAGGAGGGGTTCTTCTGCTAACCTATTCCGGATCTCTGCTGAGTATAGGTCCGCGGCAGAACAACCTGCGCAGTGCAAGTTATGCCAGTATAGGTCTGCGACAGGATGTACCCGAGTTCGCTGAGGAAGAAGATGCCCAGCTCGAAGGACCGGTACGGACCGGGGATCTGGCCCGTTTTGTCCGGGGACCGGTTCAGAGCAGCTCAAAGATATATAAAATGGCCATATTCAAGGAAGAGATGGATGCGGCGGAAGAAGAAGAGCTCCTGGCGGAGGTAACCCAGATTCTTGCTGAAGATTTTACCGAAGTAAACCGTACTATAATTGCCGGTGAGTAGGCAGGTTGTCGATAATTACCCTATGGCGGTCAACCAGATACTGATACAAAAACTGAAAAAACTTCGAGATGCAAAAACCCCTCCGGGATGTGATATCCTGGAGGGGGAGTTGCATACGATAATAGGGCTCATGAGTTCACCTTCCTGGAACGTACGTCCCCTCGACGACTCAGCAGCTCCGGGAGGACTTGTAAGGCTGGAACCCAATCTTCCAAGTCTTGTTATTCCTGACCTTCATGGAAGGAGGGATTTCTTTTACCGCGCCTTGACGCTTCCCCTGTATCAGGGCAGGAATTTTCTGGACCTTCTGGCTGAAAAGAGGGGAAATGTTGTTTGCGTGGGGGATGCTTTTCACGGAGAAGCGCCGGTTCGGGAGAGGTGGAAAGCGGCCT from the Marispirochaeta aestuarii genome contains:
- a CDS encoding M23 family metallopeptidase — its product is MILCICAAAGADIYHTIKPGETLYRLSREYGVSVDELKTINDIDDVSDIRVGTRLLIRREQTSSSTFEKYTVEKGDTLYRIARNNDMSLSELLELNDLNEDHMLRVGEVLKIGTTEENSENGVTNQQAVAVNQPENGDENVSGDGKTEFFWPHQGERISLNGKLVGKEIKGLNGDPVVSVSSGKVIWVAPYHGYGKIIMVEAPDKHIFAYGGNGDTLVNVGDNVRPGQKLGLLGAGGSEGAAKAFFFVYRNGKPVDPESAPRK
- the udk gene encoding uridine kinase, encoding MNTRIVGICGGSGSGKTTVVRKIGESFPDFVCIPQDNYYRSAFNIDNSNITNVNFDHPDAFDNELIMQHLSALKKGKSVEMPQYDFVNHKRQDQTVRVDPHPLIIFEGILIFFDKRIRDLIDLKVFIDTPDDIRFIRRLQRDIHERGRTMDSVIQQYLEKVRPGHSGFVEPTKRYADIIIPEGGFNEIALEVLISFLRSVGS
- a CDS encoding HU family DNA-binding protein, coding for MVFESLPPEIQRHLEALVRLLPDQKENSLELLARVWEEKDSLFQEQAEALGMFLERKVVPGEGNGILALTSSGSILSIGPGTEERLLEYASIKTRTDVPDIFTETISVYPQSIVVGESVSFPEGRLNKTSPIYRIAVCSSDTPREEQEKRIREATIYLTNGFMKLNRSLHLDPSSVPDQFTMKSMVRYVAKKNAVTAAECKSIVDDFLYLIETGLCLGEKVPLGRIGRFSIKQQDARKARIVKHPGTGREVTVEAKPAVVVPRISFSSYLKERLSELPLPNSTIER